AACAGCATCAATCTTGGAATCAGCTAATTTTAGTGGTGGTCCTTCCTGagggttttcttcttcatggaATAAACTAACATGGATAATAGGTTGAAACTCGTTACGTATTTTCTTTCTATCTTTTCAGGATTAGGTACATGGTACACTGTTGTTATTGACTTGCTGTATACATTTTAATTTATCAATATTTGTCTCACCTTGCAGgtgaaaagaaatgtttgaattCAGAGCTTTGGCATGCATGTGCTGGACCCCTAGTCTGCTTGCCTGCAATTGGGAGTCGGGTTGTCTACTTTCCTCAGGGTCATAGCGAGCAGGTGTTGCTTACCTGCTTAATGTTATTTACTTTTTCTCATGTTTGTAGATGTGGCCAGAATCACTTCTGGAGTGAATGTAGAAACTGCATTCTCTTGGATAGTTGGATGTCTTTTGTATCCTTGACATGGGTTTTGTTGCGATGTGTTTTGTTTTCAGATTGCTGCATCAACCAACAAGGAAGTGACCGATCATGTCCCCAATTATCCAAGTCTGCCTCCTCAACTTATTTGTCAGCTTCATGATGTCACCATGCACGTGAGTCCTCTTATCTTTGATTGTTCTGGAGTTACTTGATGAAGGATCATAACAGCTATTTGGCTTTGGAATTTCAGGCAGACGTAGAGACAGATGAAGTCTATGCACAAATGACCTTGCAACCTCTAAGTCCGGTAACTCTTGTGCCTAATCGCTGTATTTACTTTGTGCCTCATTTTATGTGAAGATaatattaatttgtttaaatTTCACTTCTGTTTTGTGCAGCAAGAGCAGAAAGATACATATCTGCCTGCTGAGCTCGGAGTTCCTAGCAAACAGCCAACAAATTATTTTTGCAAGACATTGACAGCCAGTGACACTAGTACACATGGAGGATTTTCAGTTCCTCGCAGGGCTGCTGAAAAGGTCTTCCCTCCATTGGTATGTTTTAGCTGCTTGGTCTTAAATTTGTGTAACAATTTAATGTGTCTTTATGTAGTAAAATTGTTGAGTTGCTGGGAACTTCACTTTGGTTTTGCTTTCAGGATTTTTCTCAGCAGCCACCAGCTCAGGAGCTTATTGCAAGGGATCTCCATGATGTTGAATGGAAGTTCAGGCACATTTTTCGAGGTACTGCTTCCTCATTTGATAAACTGTAGTAGATTTGAGATGGTTACATAAGCCATCAAGACGATGGTGTAAGTCATGTTTCTTTAGAGTGTATAGGCTGTATTGCTCCTATTTCTAAGTACACTCGCTGAGAATGGTGATGATTTCAGGTTACCAtgatatattaaaattttgaaataaatgctGTTTAAAAGTAAAATATGATGGTATGTTGGAACTTGAAAGTACAAGTTTTTTGGCTTGGTTATGTCTTAGCACCTCTTTTTACCCACTGCCATATTGGGCTGTATATTGCCTCACGTGCTTATCAAATCGTGCCTATCCACATAGGCAAGTGTTCCAGCTATGTCGGGCTGGGTCCCAAGTTCGTTGAGTTTGGTGCTTTGGCCATGTTGGCGCAGCCCAGTTGCCTTGTTTGTTTCACATGGTACTGGTGCTTTGCCATGTTATTTAAGTGACCTGAATGCAGGTGAGGTGTCTGGTTGCATTATGCTTGGCCACATTGACTAAGTACCTTGGCTGTGTCAGTTAAGTGCATGGAGACATAATGCCCAGCTGCATCAGCCACATCATGGATCTCTTTGGCCAGATTGTTTAAGCCTCATCAGGCAAGTGCCTCAAAACAGTGTTGGGATACAATTGCATCTTCCGAGTGCCCGTCAAGTATAGGAGCCATATTGAGCACATGTAGTGGCTGGTTGGCAAACTGTCTCGGTTGTCCTTCTCGAGTGCATGGGCTTCTTGGACGAACTTCATGGTCAAGTGTGCCAGTTGCTCACTTGAATGCCGGCCTTTATGGGTGAAGTATCTTGAATTGCATCAGCTGAGTGCACGAGCCGTGTTTGCAATGACAACTTGTACTGTCACTATTAAGACAGAAGGATCCAAGTTGATTAAACAACTCAGAGTCTCAGACCAATCTTGACAACCTTAGCTTCTTAGTCTTTGTCTCTCCTTGTCTTCAGGGAGAGAGATCCTGTCTAACCCATTATAAGAGCAAGGCTTTTGTCCATCCTTTATTTGTCCTCATTATTTGATGTTGATTAGGGAAAGGTGAGGAGAGAGATTGGCTCAGTATTCATGTTGTTGGGCTTGGGAGAAGTTCAGATCTAATTTTTGTATAAATGTTTATATGTATCTGTACATAACCATATGTAAAAATGCTAAAAAGATCTTGGCATTACACCTTGCtttgttaattatttttgtcttttttatctATATCTTTTGAAGTTTAAGTTCAATTCATTGAGAAAAGCGACACTTTTGTGTGTAGGGGATAAATGTTTGTGACTGCATAAGTAAATTCTTGTCACAATTCTTGTTCTCCGGTTTTTATTggttattaaatttaaaatttgttttcctcaagaaaatctctagaattcaaaaaatttaaaatataaaaataaataccatGCAAGTttgagttttctactaattttcgtaaaaaattgatcaaaatccaaaattgttatgaaaggaacattcaaaaatttaaaataatcttattcctggagaaaaggaaagaacactCAATAACATAATAGAACACAGTAATATCATTTTGGCAGTTTTTCTCACAATATCTccatctttctcatttttcatttttcttttgcttgccatttttctttttctgttttcggGAAAACGGTAGTATCTGTGACAATGCTGTAAATACATTATGATGGATGAAAATTAATCACGAGAGGTCACCTTGTGATGATTCAAACTTGCGTTAAATTTCCAAGACCCTAGAAGAAGTCAAGATGTTGCAGAATGGGGAGAAGAAGGTGAACTGAATTGTGATCAAAGTTTGGGTACCAACTTTTTGCCTTATGTGAAACTAAATAATTTGCGAGCACGTTTGCCATCAATCCTTATGGGTCTCACTAATTAAATTTAGTGAACCAAGTTAGAACGAGCAGTTGCTTATTATTTTACTCTTAATTTATCTTCTTGTTATGTCCATAAACTGTTTCCTTACAAgctgtttttgcttttttacattatatttttcctttttttgttgtttgaactttgatgTAATACATAGAAAACTAGCACAATTCAAGCTGACTCCTATGTTAGAAGGCTTCACCCAAGCTTGTCATCAATTTGAAGCAGCTTACCTTTTCTGCATATTACTAAGAGGATCaaggcctttttttttgtttatttcctTTATAACTTTGAATATATGTATTCGCAGAATATAGTTTTATGCCTTTTTCGTtgttattttgtcatttttatgctTATCTCTTATCATGTTTTATTATGCTATAAACTagtcttcctttttctgtttaagcaaaggaaagaaaactgCCATGAAATAAAGTGATTAGGAGTGCCAAGATTATGAAAACATTGTATGTATAGGTGGCTCTTGTTCTGAAAATAAtattaaagtttaaaaaatatcatctctctctctctctctcttcctatcTTTCTATTCACGTACACAACGACACACATGTATGTccatgtatgtgtgtgaatatgtatatgtgtgtgtgctcACATGGCATAATctacaaaaacatgtaatttACCTGGAAAATgttcttaaaaatttcattttctttctaagTGTGACCCTGTAAAGGTGATCTACAGGCTTACTTTTTGTGGGGGTCCACTTTAAATTGCTGAAAGCCTGGAAGCCAAAGTCTGCTAAGGATTTTTCGTAATCCAAAAGGCGATGGCCATGTGTGAACGTTTAGGTTTATCATGATCTTGAGGCTATGAAATGAGCAATAAGTTCCTTGTGGTCATGAAATTTTTCACAGTAAACTACTGTATCACACAACATGCCATTAAAAGATGTAAACCTAATCTAGATATATTAGGGGTGCTCTTTGTATCATCATTCCTGGCAAATATGGTATGGTTGGTATGGTTGAATAATGTCTAATGGGAACAAATTTGTGGAAAGCATATCTGGTCAGCCAacttttatattgtttatttctTAGCTTGAATAGGGATCGAACTGTGTGTGAACTTATGTTTTGTATCATGTGAGCCTATACTTATGTAGCATGCATCTTGCAGGACAGCCAAAGCGGCATCTTCTTACAACAGGTTGGAGTGTGTTTGTGAGTGCTAAAAGACTAGTTGCTGGCGATTCTGTTATTTTTATCTGGTATGTTTCACATGCTTCGCTTTTTGTCCAGAAGTTATGTCCTGGATTACATCTCATTCTTTTTCAGGAATGAGAAGAATCAGCTTCTCTTGGGGATCCGAAGAGCTGCACGACCACAGACTGTAATGCCTTCTTCTGTTTTATCAAGTGATAGCATGCACATTGGTCTTCTGGCTGCTGCTGCTCATGCAGCCGCAACAAACAGCCGTTTTACTGTTTTTTACAACCCCAGGTTGACAAAGTAATTCTAGAAGTGTATATCATGGATACTccttccctccctccttcccttcccccCACAGTAACATATTGTGGCTTAGCCTGAATTCATCTTTGGCAGGGCGAGCCCCTCTGAGTTTGTGATACCACTGGCGAAGTATATTAAAGCAGCCTTTCACACGCGTGTGACGGTGGGGATGCGATTCCGGATGCTTTTTGAAACAGAGGAATCAAGTGTCCGGAGGTAATGTTGGATAATCTGccagtttgttttcttttggtgCTGCTTCTTAGAAAAGGCCTGATAGTGGTAACTTTGCATATTTAGTTCTGTTTTTTTATCACTTTGAGTtgatgtatataatatatatttactGTGTGTGTGAAACTGACTTATCATAATCACGGTTGGTCTAGGTACATGGGTACAATCACTGGTATATGTGATCTAGATCCAGTTCGTTGGCCAAATTCACATTGGCGATCTGTCAAGGTATCTCATCCCACAATCTTTTAGCTCATCTTGGATAAGCCTTCATGCACATATCTAACAATCGTTATGCCTAACAGTTGCTGTATAGCCCAATTGATGCAATTGACAATCAATTGAGCAAACTTTTTCTTGCAATTATGTTTTTCACTTTATAAATATAGGTCAAATAAGCAAAATGTGGTCAATTTGTCTTTGTCTGTTGAATTGTGCTTTATGGGGATTAGCATGTAATACCTGGAAGGGTTGGCATCTGGGAAAAGTGTAGCTAATTCAATCTAAGTGTCaactcttgattttttttttttcagggttGGGGTAGCTGTGGGTTGTGCTGGGGTGAGATAAGACAGCCCTTTGTTCTTACTAAAACCAGAGTGATTTTGAATGCtgactagttttttttttttgttataattgtACTTGGGATATCATGAGAAATTTGAAACTTACACAATTCTTCTGACCCATCCTGAATGTCGATTACCATCTCCAAATACGCATACCAACAGCCATGTAATTTAGGTATTCAGATATGTCAGCTCATCTTTGTTCTGGCTGAGCAATGCTGCATGTCAGCTGATTTTGATGCTAGTCTGGGTGGTTTGATGCAAGATTGAGGCTGTTCCCGATTAATTTGCTTCAGGCTTTATGCCATTTTCTAATGCACGCCCCAGTCTTGATAGTCCTTTTGGATtgaactgaatttcatcattccTAGCTGTGTGTTCATGAACCTGTGCTTGACTGAGCCTATTCTGATATATTTTCTAATGCATAGTAAAATTAAACGTAGTGATGTTTCTTTATTGATCAACATTCCTCCGTTGTACTTTTTAGCTTTTCTGCTCCTCAAAGCAATTTGAAAAGGATTGTTTTCGTTCCTGTTTAAATTTCTAGCAGTCTAGGAGATCAGTTAGTTCCAAGACTGTAGCTTAGAAATCTGATAGTTAAATAGCCATATCTCACCAGTTTCCAACTTGTGAAGTAAAATGAGCAACAAATATTGCAACGATTTTTCTGTCTTGTTTTGCTGTTGTTCCATAAGATTTCGTGGAAGGTTGGCCACGTTGTGTTATAACTAGAAGAAGTCCACTTGTTTCTTTGCGTTGAATGAACAACTGCTTCTCTCTAtctggaggaagaggaagaggctGTATTTCCCAAGTTGTTACTTGAAACTGCCAGATAGTGGCTGAGAAACGAGTCCTAGACCCATCCATGTCATTTAGTAGAAAATAGTTAACTTGGTAGACTGATACTATGATTCTGTAACAGATGAGTGAACTTGGCTAAGAGatttatcaaatttgttggGATGAACTAAACCTGTAACTTCACTTGAATCTGGCAGCCAGTGTAATTCAGTTCCTCACCAGATTCTTTGAGTTTGGTATGATGATGTTTGctcattttttcaatttgtagGTTGGTTGGGATGAGTCTACTGCAGGTGTGAGGCAGCCTAGGGTTTCACTATGGGAAATTGAGCCCTTGACAACATTCCCCATGTACCCATCATTGTTTCCTCTCAGGTTGAAGCGGCCTTGGCTTCCTGATATGCCATCTCTTAATGGTACATGTATGTAGTTTCGTCAACTATGtctcctttattttctttaatgtgTAATGCAAGCATGCTTGAAATATCTTGTTTATTATGTCCTCGGGTTGGAGGCATGTTTAGTATTTATACAGTTGTTCAATTATGAACACATTTCTAGGGCagttttttagaatttttatgtttgtgtctTTGATTGCATTATGACCATTCTCAGAAATATTGGCGATATTTTGAAAGCATCGAAATGTTATTGCCAAAGCAGAAGGAAACACATTTATCAGCAAAATAGCTTGGTAGTTTCAACTTTCTAGTATGGATATGCAAGCTTATtctacacatgcatgcataccCTTATGAACACCTTCATCTAAGTTTTTGTGAATGTGCTGCACCCACACCTGCACTCATGTGACACAGCAGTTAATGCATTTTCTGGTTTTCTCAAGATACTTTCATGTTGGGAGATAACCAATCAATACACCAGAGAGAATATTATGAACCGTGATAAGGTTTATGAACTGTAATAAGGGTGAAGATAGAACTCATGAAGACTTGACTTGATATGGGTATTGTCTTAATTTTCCTCGCTATCAGTTCGTACTTAGCCTTAGTAGTTGAAATATTGCATTGGTATTTGGCTATTTGCTACAGTTATATGGAATCTATATTTGGAGTTTTGGACTGTTGAGGCACACGAAAACGGGAAGCGAAAAATCACTGGCAAATGGAAATTTTTAGATTATAGTTTAGGAAATTTTATGCGGTGGGGAAGCTGGAAGTAAAATGTAATATTAAAGTTTAGAATAGAGTTCCTGGACAGGATTATGCCATTGCTTGCTGATGAAAGTATACAGGCAGTATATTCCATAGATGAGACGACATTCAATAGCAATACCCATATATGCTTTCTGACAATCTTAGTTCACTGTGAGATAATGAAAAGAGGTGGTGTGGATTGTCAGTTTATGAGAGAAAATAGTATATACTATTTTCTATTCCGAAGCTCTTTCTTTCCAATTCATCCTACTTTGCTGTCTCTTTACTCTCTTGTCATTTATGTCGTTACATCACAACAGCACAACAATGGGACAGCCCTGCAATTTTTTAAGTGAAAAATTGGTGGTTCATGTGAAAAGCGTGTCAATGTGAAGAAAGCATTATGTTTCCAGCTTTGTCGTCgagcacaattttgcaaagGACTATGCCATTTTCCCGCGTTTCACTTTGATAGTATCGTAGTCGATCTCATTGAAGTAAAAGATAGAGTTGCATTAAGCATCCGTGTAATGGAAGTCAAACAGAGTTTTGAGGGTTTGCGTACAGATTGGTCTTCCTAGTAACAGGTTGAAACTGCATCTGATGGATAGAGTGAAGTTCTTCAAGGTTATGACAATTTGATGTCCTCTTGTTTGTCAGTGAATTAGTGCCTATAAGAGATTTTGAAGATGAATAGAAAGGGTGACTTTTGGAGAAAATTTGATGGTTGAAATTGAGCTTTTAAGCCAAAATTCATTCTCCATTTATAGTCCTGTTAGGTTCTATACACTGAAGAATTAAAATATAGCTTCAAATCGGAAGGACTTCATGCAGTGGCAAATTATTTCTGTTGCACTTTCGAAGCAAATTGTGGGTGATGTCATTTATGTGAGATTACTATTAAATAACCAAAAATGCAAAAGGGAACACAAGAAATAGCGAAATTAGAGCTGCGGTATagaggaaaaacaaaatctttCTAATGAAGAGAAAGTAGTTGCTTGAAGTGTTGATAGGACATTTACCTTGTCTCTGTTAGCCATCCTCTTGTTTCAATAAAAGATGCATTTGCTTGCTGGTCTAGGAACGAGATATTACGTACTTACAAAGGcaaattatgaattttagcTGCTAGTATGCCATAAATTTAAATTGTTGGAAGCAACCACAGCATATACAGAATCTTGAATGTTTGCCATGTTCACGATCCTGATATGCATGTTAGTTCAGCTTTAGTTCTCATGTAAATTGTGTGTATATGCTGCCAGGTTCAAGTGCGTCTTAGATCAAGGCCACATGTGGTTAATGAATGGTGCAGTTAAAATCTGTTCCTGTAGGCCAATGAGTCAGTGGCCTCCCAGAAAGTCATTTTAAACGTAGTTTGCGTCCTTTAGAAAAAATAGGGACGGATATCTttcaagcataaaaaaaaactgcgatttattatttttgaaaaacatataaaaatgcTTGCAGATCACAGGGATGATGATGGAAATGGTCTTATGTGGTCAAGAGGGGATGCTGTTGGACAAGGTTTTCAGTCTTTGAATTTTAGAAGTCTGGGCTTTAACCCTTGGATGCAACAAAGGCTTGATCTGTCGCCGCTGGTGACTGAGCAAGATCAGTTTCAATCCATAGCTAGTGCGTCATGGCCAGAACTAAGAAGTGAAGAGCCCATCAAGCAATCGATGTTACAGTTTCAGAATCCCATACAATCTCAGCCACAGTTTCCAAGCAGGCTTAACCTTCTGGCGCCAAGACAAATCATTCAACCGGCACAACCTCTTGAAGGTCACCTCAATCTTCCAGCACAAACGATGTTGGATGAGCAAACTCGTAATCACCTGCTGCATCAACAGTTGCTTCAGCCGTTCAATGAACAGCAGCAACCACAGTTGCAAAATCATAGTGAGCCATTTCAGGTTGCGACTACTCGACAACCGCAATTGTCCTCACCTTCCTTGGGTCAAAGGCAACTGCTTGCAGATTCAGGGAATGCCTTCTCATCTTCATTAATTCCTGCTTGCGTCCAAAGTTTGTTGAGCCCTTTGTCTGCTGATGAAAATGTTCGCCTTCTGAACAATATCAGAGCCAATCAAACCGACATTGTTGAGCCTCAGCAGCAATCATGGGTGCCCAAAAATTCATTGCctcaagttgaaccctttaggCACTCCGTCACACTCCCACCATTTCCTGGCAGAGAAAAtgaggtggagccagaaaacTGTACTGCCGACTCCCAGAACCAGAATGTCTTGTTTGGTGTCAATA
This window of the Nymphaea colorata isolate Beijing-Zhang1983 chromosome 2, ASM883128v2, whole genome shotgun sequence genome carries:
- the LOC116247799 gene encoding auxin response factor 12-like, with product MRLSTSGMSHPSPEGEKKCLNSELWHACAGPLVCLPAIGSRVVYFPQGHSEQIAASTNKEVTDHVPNYPSLPPQLICQLHDVTMHADVETDEVYAQMTLQPLSPQEQKDTYLPAELGVPSKQPTNYFCKTLTASDTSTHGGFSVPRRAAEKVFPPLDFSQQPPAQELIARDLHDVEWKFRHIFRGQPKRHLLTTGWSVFVSAKRLVAGDSVIFIWNEKNQLLLGIRRAARPQTVMPSSVLSSDSMHIGLLAAAAHAAATNSRFTVFYNPRLTKASPSEFVIPLAKYIKAAFHTRVTVGMRFRMLFETEESSVRRYMGTITGICDLDPVRWPNSHWRSVKVGWDESTAGVRQPRVSLWEIEPLTTFPMYPSLFPLRLKRPWLPDMPSLNGTYHRDDDGNGLMWSRGDAVGQGFQSLNFRSLGFNPWMQQRLDLSPLVTEQDQFQSIASASWPELRSEEPIKQSMLQFQNPIQSQPQFPSRLNLLAPRQIIQPAQPLEGHLNLPAQTMLDEQTRNHLLHQQLLQPFNEQQQPQLQNHSEPFQVATTRQPQLSSPSLGQRQLLADSGNAFSSSLIPACVQSLLSPLSADENVRLLNNIRANQTDIVEPQQQSWVPKNSLPQVEPFRHSVTLPPFPGRENEVEPENCTADSQNQNVLFGVNIDTQSLLLSNAVSNLAAVGGQTDMAAMQFTTSGFQNPLSSGYDCLGDSAGLLQTPGQLDPPNQTFVKVYKSGCVGRSLDIARFSSYHELRNELSQMFGLEGLLEDPQRSGWQLVFVDRENDVLLMGDDPWEAFVNNVWYIKILSPQDVQKMGAQKHSGESYKEYSNTSRPLGI